The following are encoded in a window of Penicillium oxalicum strain HP7-1 chromosome II, whole genome shotgun sequence genomic DNA:
- a CDS encoding Pyruvate decarboxylase: MASTDIATRELENPMDLSEYLFRRLHEVGVRSVHGVPGDYNLAALDYLPKCGLNWVGNCNELNAGYAADGYARVKGISALITTFGVGELSAVNAIAGAYSEFVPIVHIVGQPNTRSQKDGMLLHHTLGNGDFNVFNKMNAEIACYVAHLKDPRDAATLVDSAIRECWIRSRPVYITLPTDMIAAKVNGDRLKQPIDLSLPKNDPEKEDYVVDVVLKYLHAAKNPVILVDACTIRHRAMEEVQQLVEASGLPTFVAPMGKGAVNETYSNYGGVYAGDGSNPGVREVVESSDLILSIGAIKSDFNTAGFTYRIGQLNTIDFHSNFVRVRYSEYPDINMKGVLRKVVERMGKLNVTSSPTINNKVPASEQNSSQTITHAWLWPTVGQWLKERDIVITETGTANFGIWDTRFPAHVTAISQVLWGSIGYSMGACQGAALAAKEQKNRRTILFIGDGSAQLTIQELSTMLRNKLNPIIFVICNEGYTIERYIHGWDASYNDIQTWDFANIPKVFGAGDGYQTRRVKTRDELNKLFANQEFSNPSSLQLVELYMPRDDAPAALKLTAEAAAARNK, from the exons ATGGCTTCCACCGACATTGCTACACGAGAGCTCGAAAACCCCATGGATCTCAGCGAGTATCTGTTTCGTCGCCTGCACGAGGTTGGTGTCCGATCTGTCCATGGCGTTCCGGGAGATTACAACCTTGCTGCGCTCGACTACCTGCCCAAGTGCGGTCTAAACTGGGTTGGCAACTGTAATGAGCTCAACGCAG GATATGCTGCAGATGGGTACGCTCGGGTGAAGGGGATCAGTGCTCTTATCACCACCTTCGGTGTGGGAGAGCTTTCAGCTGTGAATGCGATTGCCGGCGCCTACTCCGAGTTTGTCCCTATTGTGCACATCGTGGGCCAACCCAACACTCGCTCACAGAAGGATGGAATGTTGCTGCACCACACCCTGGGCAATGGCGACTTCAATGTTTTCAACAAGATGAACGCGGAAATCGCTTGCTACGTTGCCCATCTGAAGGATCCCCGCGATGCCGCCACCCTCGTTGACAGTGCCATCCGTGAGTGCTGGATCCGCAGCCGACCAGTCTACATCACTCTCCCCACGGACATGATTGCTGCCAAGGTGAACGGCGATCGATTGAAGCAGCCTATCGACTTGTCTCTGCCCAAGAACGACCCAGAGAAGGAAGACTACGTTGTCGATGTTGTGCTCAAGTACCTACACGCCGCCAAGAACCCCGTCATTCTGGTCGATGCTTGCACGATCCGTCACCGTGCAATGGAGGAAGTGCAGCAACTTGTCGAGGCCTCCGGTCTTCCTACTTTTGTTGCGCCGATGGGTAAAGGTGCCGTGAACGAGACGTACTCCAACTATGGCGGTGTCTACGCCGGTGATGGGTCCAACCCGGGCGTCCGGGAGGTGGTCGAGTCCTCTGACTTGATCTTGAGCATTGGCGCCATCAAGTCCGATTTCAACACCGCCGGGTTTACGTATCGCATTGGCCAGTTGAACACCATTGACTTCCACAGCAATTTTGTGCGAGTCCGGTATTCTGAGTACCCCGACATCAACATGAAGGGAGTTCTCCGCAAGGTGGTCGAGCGCATGGGCAAGCTCAATGTGACCTCCAGCCCCACAATCAACAACAAGGTCCCTGCCAGCGAGCAGAACTCCAGCCAAACCATCACGCATGCCTGGCTGTGGCCTACGGTTGGCCAGTGGCTCAAGGAGAGGGATATTGTGATCACGGAGACCGGTACCGCCAACTTTGGTATTTGGGATACTCGGTTCCCTGCACATGTGACTGCTATCAGTCAGGTGCTCTGGGGAAGCATTGGGTATTCCATGGGCGCTTGCCAGGGTGCTGCTCTGGCCGCTAAAGAGCAAAAGAACCGCCGGACCATTCTGTTCATCGGAGATGGTAGTGCTCAATTGACTATTCAGGAGCTTAGCACGATGCTTCGAAATAAGCTGAATCCCATTAT ATTTGTTATTTGCAACGAGGGCTACACCATTGAGCGATACATCCACGGTTGGGATGCCAGCTACAACGACATTCAGACCTGGGACTTTGCGAACATTCCCAAGGTATTTGGTGCTGGTGACGGCTACCAGACTCGCCGCGTCAAGACCCGGGACGAGCTGAACAAGCTCTTTGCGAATCAGGAGTTCAGCAACCCAAGCAGTCTTCAG CTGGTCGAACTTTACATGCCTCGCGACGACGCGCCCGCAGCACTGAAACTGACCGCCGAGGCCGCAGCCGCTCGCAACAAGTAA